The Panicum virgatum strain AP13 chromosome 5K, P.virgatum_v5, whole genome shotgun sequence genome has a window encoding:
- the LOC120709791 gene encoding uncharacterized protein LOC120709791 yields MRKPPEATKQRIGAWEALGGLTKVRNGRSCSGAGPTSRSGGSGGVEVADWSQGWFSGLWTFTVRLAVVLRRPNGGQGGPAVAGDMEIAAAEPLTGDASLAKFPVRRDSVRGQGGRGAPLGGGEAKAGVPVDGGSTGQRRRGGGGSSVPGSVAARVAAAFGVGCGCREVRPGAFKGGRAGDCGGAPRD; encoded by the exons ATGCGCAAGCCACCTGAGGCCACAAAACAAAGGATTGGGGCCTG GGAGGCTCTGGGGGGGCTCACCAAGGTCCGGAACGGCCGGAGTTGCAGCGGAGCGGGGCcgacgtcgaggtccggcggcagcggcggcgtggaggtcgCGGACTGGTCGCAGGGGTGGTTCTCCGGGCTCTGGACCTTCACGGTTCGTCTCGCGGTGGTGCTGCGGAGGCCTAACGGGGGTCAGGGTGGTCCAGCGGTCGCCGGCGACATGGAAATTGCGGCGGCAGAGCCACTTACCGGCGATGCGTCCCTGGCGAAATTCCCGGTGCGGCGTGACTCGGTCCGGGGCCAAGGAGGTCGAGGAGCTCCACTGGGCGGGGGCGAAGCTAAAGCGGGGGTCCCGGTCGACGGCGGGTCGACGGGGCAGCGcaggcgcggcggtggagggagcTCTGTTCCGGGCAGCGTGGCTGCTAGGGTTGCGGCAGCCTTTGGCGTGGGGTGTGGGTGCAGGGAGGTGCGGCCTGGGGCGTTTAAAGGAGGGAGAGCCGGGGATTGCGGAGGGGCGCCGCGGGATTAg